Proteins encoded in a region of the Pseudomonas denitrificans (nom. rej.) genome:
- the astE gene encoding succinylglutamate desuccinylase: protein MLALGKLLELTLAGREPTEKIQLTADGTRLHWLAEGALEVTPPVARDNGRDLLLSAGIHGNETAPIELLDRLVHRIARGELKPASRVLFLLGNPEAMRRGERYLEQDINRLFCGRHEEGSGNEALRASELERLAAAFFAREGRPRLHYDLHTAIRGSKIEQFALYPWASGREHSRDELARLRSAGIDAVLLQSKPGITFSAYTYSQLGAEAFTLELGKARPFGQNQAVNLDRLEAMLQGVISGQEADGAQLDGLQLFAVSREVIKHSDHFRLHLDDAVDNFTELDHGFLLAEDIGGTRWIVEEQGARIIFPNPRVKNGLRAGILVIPTEL from the coding sequence ATGCTAGCTCTGGGCAAACTGCTCGAACTGACCCTCGCCGGCCGTGAGCCGACGGAAAAGATTCAGCTCACCGCGGACGGCACCCGTCTGCACTGGCTGGCTGAAGGCGCCCTCGAAGTCACTCCGCCGGTGGCGCGCGACAATGGCCGCGACCTGCTGCTCTCGGCAGGTATCCACGGCAACGAGACGGCCCCCATCGAACTGCTCGACCGACTGGTGCACCGCATCGCCCGTGGCGAGCTGAAGCCGGCGTCGCGGGTGCTGTTCCTGCTCGGCAATCCCGAGGCCATGCGCCGTGGCGAGCGTTACCTGGAACAGGACATCAACCGCCTGTTCTGCGGTCGCCACGAGGAGGGCAGCGGCAACGAGGCCCTGCGTGCGTCGGAGCTGGAGCGTCTGGCTGCCGCGTTCTTCGCCCGTGAGGGCCGCCCGCGCCTGCACTACGACCTGCACACGGCCATCCGAGGTTCGAAGATCGAGCAGTTCGCGCTCTACCCCTGGGCCAGCGGCCGCGAGCACTCCCGCGACGAGCTGGCGCGCCTGCGCAGCGCCGGCATCGATGCGGTACTGCTGCAAAGCAAGCCGGGCATCACCTTCAGCGCCTACACCTACAGCCAGCTCGGCGCCGAGGCGTTCACCCTGGAACTGGGCAAGGCGCGGCCGTTCGGCCAGAACCAGGCGGTGAACCTGGATCGCCTCGAAGCGATGCTGCAGGGCGTGATCAGCGGCCAGGAAGCGGACGGCGCACAGCTCGACGGCCTGCAACTGTTCGCGGTCTCCCGCGAAGTGATCAAGCACAGCGACCACTTCCGCCTGCACCTGGACGACGCGGTGGACAATTTCACCGAGCTGGACCACGGCTTCCTGCTCGCCGAGGACATCGGCGGCACCCGCTGGATCGTGGAAGAGCAGGGCGCGCGGATCATCTTCCCCAACCCGCGGGTGAAGAACGGCCTGCGCGCCGGCATCCTGGTCATTCCCACCGAGCTCTGA
- the aruF gene encoding arginine/ornithine succinyltransferase subunit alpha, with product MLVMRPAQVADLQQVQRLAADSPVGVTSLPDDAERLREKILASEASFTAEVSFNGEESYFFVLEDSETGRLVGCSAIVASAGFSEPFYSFRNETFVHASRELKIHNKIHVLSLCHDLTGNSLLTSFYVERDLVNTPIAELNSRGRLLFMASHPERFADAVVVEIVGYSDDQGQSPFWNAIGRNFFDLDYTEAEKLSGLKSRTFLAELMPHYPIYVPLLPDEAQEAMGQVHPRAQITFDILMRDGFESENYVDIFDGGPALHARTSNIRSIAQSRQVPVRIGEGGKGNRGYLVTNGQLQDFRAIVAELDWVPGKPVTLNQETADALGIGEGASVRLVAI from the coding sequence ATGCTGGTGATGCGCCCCGCCCAAGTGGCCGACCTGCAGCAAGTGCAGCGTCTCGCCGCGGACAGCCCGGTCGGCGTCACGTCGCTGCCGGACGACGCGGAACGCCTGCGCGAGAAGATACTTGCCTCGGAGGCTTCGTTTACCGCCGAAGTGAGCTTCAACGGTGAAGAGAGCTACTTCTTCGTGCTCGAGGACAGTGAGACCGGCCGCCTCGTCGGCTGCTCGGCCATTGTCGCCTCGGCCGGTTTCTCCGAGCCGTTCTACAGCTTCCGCAACGAGACCTTCGTGCACGCTTCCCGCGAGCTGAAGATCCACAACAAGATCCACGTCCTCTCGCTGTGCCATGACCTCACCGGCAACAGCCTGCTGACCAGCTTCTACGTCGAGCGCGACCTGGTGAACACGCCGATCGCCGAGCTCAACTCCCGTGGCCGCCTGCTGTTCATGGCCAGCCATCCGGAGCGCTTCGCCGATGCGGTGGTCGTGGAGATCGTCGGCTACAGCGACGATCAGGGCCAGTCGCCGTTCTGGAACGCCATCGGTCGCAACTTCTTCGACCTCGACTACACCGAGGCCGAGAAGCTTTCCGGGCTGAAGAGCCGCACCTTCCTCGCCGAGCTGATGCCGCACTACCCGATCTATGTGCCGCTGCTGCCAGACGAGGCGCAGGAGGCGATGGGCCAGGTGCATCCGCGTGCGCAGATCACCTTCGACATCCTGATGCGCGACGGCTTCGAGTCCGAGAACTACGTGGACATCTTCGATGGCGGCCCGGCGCTGCATGCGCGCACTTCGAACATCCGCTCCATCGCGCAGAGCCGGCAGGTGCCGGTGCGTATTGGCGAGGGCGGCAAGGGTAACCGTGGTTACCTCGTCACCAACGGCCAGCTGCAGGATTTCCGCGCCATTGTCGCCGAACTCGACTGGGTGCCGGGCAAGCCCGTCACCCTGAATCAGGAAACCGCCGATGCCCTGGGCATCGGCGAGGGCGCCAGCGTGCGCCTGGTTGCGATCTGA
- the astA gene encoding arginine N-succinyltransferase — protein MIVRPVTSADLPALFDLARSTGTGLTTLPANEQRLQHRVSWAEKAFRGEAERADADYLFVLENDEGKVVGISAVAGAVGLREPWYNYRVGLTVSASQELGIHREIPTLFLANDLTGQSELCSLFLHADHRAGLNGRLLSKARFLFIAEFRELFGDKVIAEMRGMSDAAGRSPFWESLGRHFFKMEFSQADYLTGVGNKAFIAELMPKFPLYTCFLSEEARSVIGRVHSDTEPALAMLKAEGFSYQGYVDIFDAGPAIEAPTEKVRAIADSQNLVLAIGTPGDDAEPYLIHNRKREECRITAAPARVAAGSLVVDAQTAKRLRLSAGASVRAVPLSGKRN, from the coding sequence ATGATCGTCCGTCCCGTAACCAGTGCCGACCTGCCGGCTCTGTTTGACCTGGCGCGCAGCACCGGCACCGGCCTGACCACGCTGCCGGCCAACGAGCAGCGCCTGCAGCACCGTGTGAGCTGGGCCGAGAAGGCCTTCCGCGGCGAAGCCGAGCGCGCCGATGCCGACTACCTGTTCGTGCTGGAGAACGACGAAGGCAAGGTCGTCGGCATCTCCGCCGTGGCCGGCGCCGTCGGCCTGCGCGAGCCCTGGTACAACTACCGTGTCGGCCTCACCGTCAGCGCCTCCCAGGAGCTGGGCATCCACCGCGAGATTCCCACGCTGTTCCTGGCCAACGACCTCACCGGGCAGTCCGAACTGTGCTCGCTGTTCCTGCATGCCGATCATCGCGCCGGCCTGAACGGTCGCCTGCTGTCCAAGGCGCGCTTCCTGTTCATCGCCGAGTTCCGCGAACTGTTCGGTGACAAGGTGATCGCCGAGATGCGCGGCATGTCCGATGCCGCCGGGCGTTCGCCGTTCTGGGAAAGCCTGGGCCGGCACTTCTTCAAGATGGAATTCAGCCAGGCCGACTACCTGACCGGCGTGGGCAACAAGGCCTTCATCGCCGAACTGATGCCCAAGTTCCCGCTCTACACCTGCTTCCTCTCGGAAGAGGCACGCTCGGTGATCGGCCGCGTGCACTCCGATACCGAGCCGGCGCTGGCCATGCTCAAGGCCGAGGGCTTCAGCTATCAGGGCTACGTCGACATCTTCGACGCCGGTCCGGCCATCGAGGCGCCGACCGAGAAGGTCCGCGCCATTGCCGACAGCCAGAACCTGGTGCTGGCGATCGGCACGCCGGGCGACGACGCCGAGCCTTACCTGATCCACAACCGCAAGCGCGAGGAGTGCCGTATCACCGCGGCCCCGGCGCGCGTGGCCGCCGGCTCGCTGGTGGTCGATGCGCAGACCGCCAAGCGCCTGCGCCTGTCCGCCGGGGCCTCGGTCCGCGCGGTGCCCCTCTCCGGAAAACGCAACTGA
- the astD gene encoding succinylglutamate-semialdehyde dehydrogenase — protein sequence MMNTHYIAGQWLAGEGEPLESLCPVSQNVVWSGRAASESQVAAAVAAARSAFPAWARRPVEERIAVLERFAAALKGRSEELARAIGEETGKPLWEAATEVTSMVNKVAISVQAFRERTGEKSGPLADATAVLRHKPHGVVAVFGPYNFPGHLPNGHIVPALLAGNAVVFKPSELTPKVAELTLQAWIESGIPSGVINLVQGARDTGVALAGNDDIDGLFFTGSSRTGNLLHSQFGGRPQKILALEMGGNNPLIVDEVKDVDAAVYTIIQSAFISAGQRCTCARRLLVPQGAWGDALIERLVAVAATIKVGAFDEQPAPFMGSVISLAAAEHLIKAQEQLLAKGAKPLLAMTQPLATAALLTPGILDVSAVSERPDEEFFGPLLQVIRYADFDAAVREANATQYGLAAGLLSDSRERYEDFLIESRAGIVNWNKQLTGAASSAPFGGIGASGNHRPSAYYAADYCAYPVASLESDSLSLPATLTPGVSL from the coding sequence ATGATGAATACCCACTACATTGCCGGCCAGTGGCTGGCGGGCGAAGGCGAGCCTCTGGAATCGCTGTGTCCGGTCAGCCAGAACGTAGTCTGGTCCGGCCGCGCCGCTTCCGAGTCGCAAGTCGCTGCCGCCGTCGCCGCCGCGCGCAGTGCCTTCCCGGCCTGGGCCCGTCGCCCGGTGGAAGAGCGCATCGCCGTGCTGGAGCGCTTTGCCGCTGCCCTCAAGGGCCGTTCCGAGGAGCTCGCCCGTGCCATCGGCGAGGAAACCGGCAAGCCGTTGTGGGAAGCTGCCACCGAAGTGACCAGCATGGTCAACAAGGTTGCCATCTCGGTCCAGGCCTTCCGTGAGCGTACCGGCGAGAAGAGCGGCCCGCTGGCCGACGCCACCGCCGTGCTGCGCCACAAGCCCCATGGCGTGGTCGCCGTGTTCGGCCCGTACAACTTCCCCGGCCACCTGCCCAACGGCCACATCGTGCCGGCCCTGCTGGCCGGCAATGCCGTGGTGTTCAAGCCCAGCGAGCTGACTCCCAAGGTCGCCGAGCTGACCCTGCAGGCCTGGATCGAGTCGGGCATTCCCTCTGGTGTGATCAACCTGGTGCAGGGCGCCCGCGATACCGGCGTGGCTCTGGCGGGCAATGACGACATCGATGGCCTGTTCTTCACCGGCTCCAGCCGCACCGGCAACCTGCTGCACAGCCAGTTCGGCGGTCGCCCGCAGAAAATCCTGGCGCTGGAAATGGGCGGCAATAACCCGCTGATCGTCGACGAAGTGAAGGACGTGGATGCTGCCGTCTACACCATCATCCAGTCCGCCTTCATTTCCGCCGGCCAGCGCTGCACCTGCGCCCGCCGCCTGCTGGTACCGCAGGGCGCCTGGGGCGACGCGCTGATCGAGCGCCTGGTGGCCGTGGCCGCGACCATCAAGGTCGGCGCCTTCGATGAGCAACCGGCGCCCTTCATGGGCTCGGTGATCTCGCTGGCCGCCGCCGAGCATCTGATCAAGGCCCAGGAACAACTGCTGGCCAAGGGCGCCAAGCCGCTGCTGGCGATGACCCAGCCGCTGGCCACCGCCGCGCTGCTGACTCCCGGCATCCTCGACGTGAGCGCCGTCAGCGAGCGTCCGGACGAAGAGTTCTTCGGCCCGCTGCTGCAAGTGATCCGCTATGCCGATTTCGACGCCGCCGTGCGTGAAGCCAACGCCACCCAGTACGGCCTCGCCGCCGGCCTGCTGTCGGATTCCCGCGAGCGCTACGAGGACTTCCTCATCGAGAGCCGCGCCGGCATCGTCAACTGGAACAAGCAACTGACCGGCGCCGCCAGCAGCGCGCCGTTCGGCGGCATCGGCGCCTCCGGCAACCACCGCCCGAGCGCCTACTACGCAGCCGACTACTGCGCGTACCCGGTCGCCTCGCTGGAAAGCGACAGCCTGAGCCTGCCTGCAACCCTGACTCCGGGAGTGAGCCTGTGA
- a CDS encoding GTPase: protein MTESLPLILEDNKGERRETHTARLAIRLEGRELWLEADGKGGLTIYADSHEDDAEIPLLVVRPQAVNQLGLSLELEAAEVHEHGPDCGCDHHH from the coding sequence ATGACCGAAAGCCTCCCGCTGATTCTCGAAGACAACAAGGGCGAGCGCCGCGAGACCCACACCGCGCGCCTGGCCATCCGCCTGGAAGGGCGCGAGCTGTGGCTGGAGGCCGACGGCAAGGGCGGCCTTACGATCTACGCCGACTCCCATGAGGACGACGCCGAGATCCCGCTGCTGGTGGTGCGCCCGCAGGCGGTGAACCAGTTGGGCCTGAGCCTCGAGCTGGAAGCCGCCGAAGTCCACGAACATGGTCCAGACTGTGGATGTGACCATCACCACTGA
- the astB gene encoding N-succinylarginine dihydrolase, whose translation MTAYEMNFDGLVGPTHNYGGLSYGNVASQSNSQAASNPREAAKQGLSKMKALMEMGFKQGVFAPQERPAVASLRALGFSGSDAEVIARAAKEAMPLLAAVSSASCMWTANAATVSPGADTADGRVHFTAANLNCKFHRSIEHPQTSRILAAMFNDEQHFAHHAALPAVAQFGDEGAANHTRFCKSYGEAGVEFFVFGRSAFDSRFPAPQRYPARQTLEACQAVARLHGLSDDGVVYAQQNPAVIDQGVFHNDVIAVGNGEVLFHHEDAFLDTERVLAELHDKLGRRGGRFRAVCVPRDQVTVEDAVKSYLFNSQLLTRADGNMLLIVPEECRKNERVWQYLSRLTAEDGPIREVKVFDLKQSMQNGGGPACLRLRVALSDAELVAVNPGVIMTPTLHDTLVTWVDKHYRDRLAETDLADPQLLVECRTALDELSQILKLGSVYPFQQI comes from the coding sequence ATGACCGCCTATGAAATGAACTTCGATGGTCTGGTCGGGCCGACGCACAACTACGGCGGCCTGTCCTACGGCAACGTCGCCTCGCAGAGCAATAGCCAGGCCGCGTCCAACCCGCGCGAAGCGGCGAAGCAGGGCCTGTCGAAGATGAAGGCGCTGATGGAGATGGGCTTCAAGCAGGGCGTGTTCGCCCCGCAGGAGCGTCCGGCCGTTGCCTCGCTGCGCGCCCTGGGCTTCTCCGGCAGCGACGCCGAAGTGATCGCCAGGGCGGCGAAAGAGGCCATGCCGCTGCTCGCCGCCGTCAGCTCGGCGTCCTGCATGTGGACCGCCAACGCCGCCACCGTCAGCCCCGGTGCCGACACGGCCGATGGCCGCGTGCACTTCACCGCCGCCAACCTGAACTGCAAGTTCCACCGCTCCATCGAGCATCCGCAGACCAGCCGTATCCTCGCGGCGATGTTCAATGACGAGCAGCACTTCGCCCACCACGCCGCGCTGCCGGCGGTCGCCCAGTTCGGCGATGAGGGCGCGGCCAACCACACGCGTTTCTGCAAATCCTATGGCGAGGCCGGCGTCGAGTTCTTCGTGTTCGGTCGCAGCGCCTTCGACAGCCGCTTCCCGGCACCGCAGCGCTACCCGGCGCGTCAGACCCTGGAAGCCTGCCAGGCGGTCGCCCGCCTGCACGGCCTGAGCGATGACGGCGTGGTCTACGCCCAGCAGAACCCGGCGGTAATCGACCAGGGCGTGTTCCACAACGACGTGATCGCGGTCGGCAACGGCGAAGTGCTGTTCCACCACGAAGACGCCTTCCTCGACACCGAGCGCGTGCTTGCCGAGCTGCACGACAAGCTGGGGCGCCGTGGCGGTCGCTTCCGCGCCGTGTGCGTGCCGCGCGACCAGGTCACCGTCGAGGACGCGGTGAAGTCCTACCTGTTCAACAGCCAGCTGCTCACCCGTGCCGACGGCAACATGCTGCTGATCGTCCCGGAGGAGTGCCGCAAGAACGAGCGCGTGTGGCAATACCTCTCGCGTCTGACCGCCGAGGACGGCCCGATCCGCGAGGTGAAGGTGTTCGACCTCAAGCAGAGCATGCAGAACGGCGGTGGACCCGCCTGCCTGCGCCTGCGCGTGGCGCTCAGCGACGCCGAGCTGGTTGCGGTCAATCCGGGCGTGATCATGACCCCGACCCTGCACGACACCTTGGTCACCTGGGTCGACAAGCATTACCGCGATCGCCTGGCCGAAACCGACCTGGCCGATCCGCAATTGCTCGTCGAGTGCCGGACGGCGTTGGATGAATTGAGCCAGATCCTTAAACTGGGCTCGGTTTATCCCTTCCAGCAGATTTGA